One Stegostoma tigrinum isolate sSteTig4 chromosome 22, sSteTig4.hap1, whole genome shotgun sequence DNA segment encodes these proteins:
- the cbx4 gene encoding E3 SUMO-protein ligase CBX4 translates to MELPAAGEHVFAVESIEKKRIRKGKVEYLVKWRGWSPKYNTWEPEENILDPRLLLAFQHRERQEQSVGYRKRGPKPKHLLVQLPAFARRSNVPSELQDNYVEEERSKSDILQQPIKRQYQLNSKKLHQYKPCNTEEQRQHQATKHYYQLNSKKHHHYQPDIMYPNQQADSHRSETEGNQEQHQSIQEREALRSGAKNGNRSQSEGIEKPEVKEMDSRSGTGPELAKQSVKSNGMNGRMKIVKNKNKNGRIVIVMSKYMDNGLQSAKDKHSKNGDGGNESVTSKTGDRELWIVKNGHTKAVAAEERVEKLEANNVANGWPEAAKTRNVNKGAVADKNGYIRTLVVKESEAAAQNKNLNGEVADAESDEIARGKEVRIPKEQRPQAPEQREQPLRWACDSEVSKRDGLYSKLPKSRKRYLSEPIADREAKKPPTCRSISVPGSAVQLEQDDLIELQAIDSYRNEGIDGTLDSSPEQPIDLSCVKSRPEPQKATTQQTEAEEKNETAKGEQQYPWTGLKPYLGNLIITDVTANCLTVTFKEYVTV, encoded by the exons ATGGAGTTACCAGCCGCAGGGGAGCACGTATTTGCTGTGGAAAGCATCGAGAAAAAACGGATCAGGAAG GGAAAAGTCGAATACCTGGTGAAATGGAGGGGATGGTCTCCCAA ATACAACACGTGGGAGCCAGAGGAGAACATCCTGGACCCTCGGCTGCTCCTGGCTTTCCAGCACAG GGAAAGACAAGAACAATCAGTGGGCTACCGTAAACGAGGACCCAAACCAAAACACCTACTAGTTCAG CTACCAGCATTTGCTCGACGGTCAAACGTTCCTTCGGAGCTACAGGACAATTATGTGGAAGAAGAAAGGTCCAAGAGTGATATCCTGCAGCAACCCATTAAACGCCAGTATCAGCTGAACAGTAAGAAGCTTCATCAATATAAACCCTGTAACACCGAGGAACAGCGTCAGCATCAAGCCACTAAACATTACTACCAGCTTAACAGCAAAAAGCATCACCATTACCAACCGGACATCATGTATCCTAACCAACAGGCCGACTCTCACAGGAGcgaaactgaaggaaatcaggagcAACATCAAAGTATCCAGGAACGTGAAGCGCTGCGCAGTGGTGCCAAAAATGGAAATCGTTCCCAATCTGAAGGCATAGAGAAGCCTGAAGTGAAGGAAATGGATTCGAGATCCGGGACGGGCCCAGAACTAGCCAAGCAAAGCGTGAAAAGCAATGGTATGAACGGTAGAATGAAAATagtaaaaaataaaaacaagaacgGCAGGATTGTCATTGTTATGAGCAAATATATGGATAATGGGCTACAGTCGGCGAAGGATAAACACAGTAAGAACGGGGATGGAGGGAATGAGTCAGTGACAAGCAAGACTGGAGACCGCGAGCTATGGATAGTTAAAAATGGACATACCAAAGCTGTGGCGGCTGAGGAAAGAGTAGAGAAGTTGGAGGCTAATAATGTTGCAAATGGGTGGCCCGAGGCGGCCAAGACCCGTAATGTGAACAAAGGAGCAGTGGCAGATAAAAATGGTTATATTAGGACTTTGGTGGTTAAAGAGTCGGAAGCTGCAGCACAAAATAAAAACTTGAACGGAGAGGTAGCCGACGCAGAAAGTGACGAGATAGCAAGGGGGAAAGAGGTGAGAATTCCAAAGGAACAACGTCCCCAGGCGCCTGAGCAACGTGAACAACCATTGCGATGGGCCTGTGATTCGGAGGTATCCAAAAGGGACGGTTTATACTCCAAGCTCCCCAAATCCAGGAAACGCTATCTGTCAGAACCCATCGCGGACAGAGAGGCCAAAAAGCCGCCGACGTGTAGAAGCATTAGCGTCCCGGGGAGCGCCGTACAGCTGGAACAGGATGATCTCATTGAGCTGCAGGCGATCGATAGTTATCGGAATGAGGGAATTGATGGGACTTTGGACTCAAGTCCCGAGCAGCCAATCGATCTGAGCTGTGTAAAGTCTAGGCCAGAACCTCAGAAGGCGACGACACAGCAGACGGAGGCTGAGGAGAAAAATGAAACGGCAAAGGGAGAGCAACAATATCCTTGGACTGGCCTCAAACCTTATCTGGGCAATCTGATTATCACAGATGTCACAGCGAACTGCCTAACTGTCACTTTTAAGGAATATGTAACGGTGTGA